From Mus musculus strain C57BL/6J chromosome 17, GRCm38.p6 C57BL/6J, the proteins below share one genomic window:
- the Mmut gene encoding methylmalonyl-CoA mutase, mitochondrial isoform X1 translates to MPKFNSISISGYHMQEAGADAILELAYTIADGLEYCRTGLQAGLTIDEFAPRLSFFWGIGMNFYMEIAKMRAGRRLWAHLIEKMFQPKNSKSLLLRAHCQTSGWSLTEQDPYNNIVRTAIEAMAAVFGGTQSLHTNSFDEALGLPTVKSARIARNTQIIIQEESGIPKVADPWGGSYMMESLTNDVYEAALKLIYEVEEMGGMAKAVAEGIPKLRIEECAARRQARIDSGSEVIVGVNKYQLEKEDSVEVLAIDNTSVRKKQIEKLKKIKSSRDQALAEQCLSALTQCAASGDGNILALAVDAARARCTVGEITDALKKVFGEHKANDRMVSGAYRQEFGESKEITSAIKRVNKFMEREGRRPRLLVAKMGQDGHDRGAKVIATGFADLGFDVDIGPLFQTPREVAQQAVDADVHAVGVSTLAAGHKTLVPELIKELTALGRPDILVMCGGVIPPQDYEFLYEVGVSNVFGPGTRIPRAAVQVLDDIEKCLAEKQQSV, encoded by the exons ATGCCAAAATTTAATTCCATTTCGATTAGCGGGTACCAtatgcaggaagcaggagctgatgccatTTTAGAACTGGCCTATACCATCGCAGATGGGTTGGAGTACTGCAGAACTGGACTCCAGGCTGGACTCACAATTGATGAATTTGCACCAAG GTTGTCTTTCTTCTGGGGAATTGGAATGAACTTCTACATGGAAATAGCCAAGATGCGAGCTGGGAGAAGACTGTGGGCTCACTTAATAGAAAAAATGTTCCAGCCTAAAAACTCTAAATCTCTTCTTCTAAGAGCACACTGCCAGACATCGGGGTGGTCACTTACTGAGCAG GATCCTTACAATAACATTGTCCGCACTGCAATCGAAGCCATGGCAGCTGTGTTTGGAGGAACCCAGTCTTTGCATACGAACTCTTTTGATGAAGCGCTGGGTTTGCCCACTGTGAAAAGTGCCCGGATTGCTCGGAACACACAGATCATCATTCAGGAAGAATCTGGGATCCCCAAAGTGGCGGATCCTTGGGGAGGGTCGTACATGATGGAGTCGCTCACAAATGACGTTTATGAGGCTGCTCTGAAG ttgaTATATGAAGTTGAAGAAATGGGTGGAATGGCCAAAGCTGTAGCTGAAGGAATCCCTAAACTTCGCATTGAAGAATGTGCTGCCCGAAGACAAGCTAGAATAGATTCTG GTTCTGAGGTAATTGTTGGAGTAAATAAGTATCAGTTGGAAAAAGAAGACTCTGTGGAGGTCCTGGCCATTGACAACACTTCAGTGCGTAAGAAGCAGAttgaaaaactcaagaag attAAATCCAGCAGGGATCAAGCTTTGGCTGAGCAGTGTCTCAGTGCACTTACCCAGTGTGCTGCCAGTGGAGATGGCAATATTCTGGCTCTGGCAGTGGATGCAGCTCGTGCAAG ATGTACAGTTGGAGAAATCACGGATGCCTTGAAAAAAGTATTTGGTGAGCATAAAGCTAATGATCGTATGGTGAGTGGAGCATATCGGCAGGAGTTTGGAGAAAGTAAAGAGATCACATCTGCCATCAAGAG AGTTAATAAATTCATGGAACGTGAAGGTCGCAGACCTCGTCTTCTTGTGGCAAAAATGGGACAAGATGGCCATGACAGGGGAGCCAAGGTCATTGCTACAGGATTTGCTGATCTTGGTTTTGATGTGGACATAGGCCCTCTTTTTCAG ACTCCCCGTGAAGTGGCGCAGCAAGCTGTGGATGCAGATGTCCATGCTGTGGGTGTCAGCACACTTGCTGCTGGTCATAAAACCCTCGTTCCTGAGCTTATCAAAGAACTCACCGCCCTGGGGCGGCCAGATATCCTTGTCATGTGTGGGGGCGTGATTCCACCACAg GATTATGAATTTCTGTATGAAGTTGGTGTTTCCAACGTCTTTGGTCCTGGAACCCGGATTCCAAGAGCTGCTGTCCAAGTGCTTGATGATATTGAGAAGTGTTTGGCAGAGAAGCAGCAGTCTGTGTAA
- the Mmut gene encoding methylmalonyl-CoA mutase, mitochondrial precursor, with amino-acid sequence MLRAKNQLFLLSPHYLKQLNIPSASRWKRLLHQQQPLHPEWAVLAKKQLKGKNPEDLIWHTPEGISIKPLYSRADTLDLPEELPGVKPFTRGPYPTMYTYRPWTIRQYAGFSTVEESNKFYKDNIKAGQQGLSVAFDLATHRGYDSDNPRVRGDVGMAGVAIDTVEDTKILFDGIPLEKMSVSMTMNGAVIPVLATFIVTGEEQGVPKEKLTGTIQNDILKEFMVRNTYIFPPEPSMKIIADIFQYTAQHMPKFNSISISGYHMQEAGADAILELAYTIADGLEYCRTGLQAGLTIDEFAPRLSFFWGIGMNFYMEIAKMRAGRRLWAHLIEKMFQPKNSKSLLLRAHCQTSGWSLTEQDPYNNIVRTAIEAMAAVFGGTQSLHTNSFDEALGLPTVKSARIARNTQIIIQEESGIPKVADPWGGSYMMESLTNDVYEAALKLIYEVEEMGGMAKAVAEGIPKLRIEECAARRQARIDSGSEVIVGVNKYQLEKEDSVEVLAIDNTSVRKKQIEKLKKIKSSRDQALAEQCLSALTQCAASGDGNILALAVDAARARCTVGEITDALKKVFGEHKANDRMVSGAYRQEFGESKEITSAIKRVNKFMEREGRRPRLLVAKMGQDGHDRGAKVIATGFADLGFDVDIGPLFQTPREVAQQAVDADVHAVGVSTLAAGHKTLVPELIKELTALGRPDILVMCGGVIPPQDYEFLYEVGVSNVFGPGTRIPRAAVQVLDDIEKCLAEKQQSV; translated from the exons ATGTTGAGAGCTAAGAATCAACTTTTTTTGCTATCGCCCCATTACCTGAAGCAGCTAAACATTCCATCAGCTTCCAGATGGAAACGCCTTCTACACCAGCAGCAACCCCTTCACCCAGAATGGGCTGTACTggccaaaaagcagctgaaaggcAAAAACCCAGAGGACCTTATATGGCACACCCCAGAAGGGATCTCTATAAAGCCCTTATATTCCAGGGCAGATACTCTGGACTTACCCGAAGAACTTCCAGGAGTGAAGCCATTCACACGGGGACCATATCCTACCATGTATACCTATAGGCCCTGGACCATCCGTCAGTATGCAGGCTTTAGTACTGTGGAAGAAAGCAATAAATTCTATAAGGACAATATTAAGG CTGGTCAGCAGGGGTTGTCTGTTGCCTTTGACTTGGCAACACATCGTGGTTATGATTCAGACAACCCCAGAGTTCGTGGAGATGTTGGAATGGCTGGAGTTGCTATTGACACTGTAGAAGACACCAAAATCCTATTTGATGGCATTCCTTTAGAAAAAATGTCCGTTTCCATGACTATGAACGGAGCTGTCATCCCAGTCCTGGCAACATTTATAGTAACTGGGGAAGAGCAAGGTGTGCCGAAGGAGAAGCTCACTGGCACAATTCAGAATGACATCCTAAAGGAGTTTATGGTCAGAAATACTTATATTTTTCCCCCAGAGCCATCGATGAAAATTATTGCTGACATTTTCCAATACACAGCACAG caCATGCCAAAATTTAATTCCATTTCGATTAGCGGGTACCAtatgcaggaagcaggagctgatgccatTTTAGAACTGGCCTATACCATCGCAGATGGGTTGGAGTACTGCAGAACTGGACTCCAGGCTGGACTCACAATTGATGAATTTGCACCAAG GTTGTCTTTCTTCTGGGGAATTGGAATGAACTTCTACATGGAAATAGCCAAGATGCGAGCTGGGAGAAGACTGTGGGCTCACTTAATAGAAAAAATGTTCCAGCCTAAAAACTCTAAATCTCTTCTTCTAAGAGCACACTGCCAGACATCGGGGTGGTCACTTACTGAGCAG GATCCTTACAATAACATTGTCCGCACTGCAATCGAAGCCATGGCAGCTGTGTTTGGAGGAACCCAGTCTTTGCATACGAACTCTTTTGATGAAGCGCTGGGTTTGCCCACTGTGAAAAGTGCCCGGATTGCTCGGAACACACAGATCATCATTCAGGAAGAATCTGGGATCCCCAAAGTGGCGGATCCTTGGGGAGGGTCGTACATGATGGAGTCGCTCACAAATGACGTTTATGAGGCTGCTCTGAAG ttgaTATATGAAGTTGAAGAAATGGGTGGAATGGCCAAAGCTGTAGCTGAAGGAATCCCTAAACTTCGCATTGAAGAATGTGCTGCCCGAAGACAAGCTAGAATAGATTCTG GTTCTGAGGTAATTGTTGGAGTAAATAAGTATCAGTTGGAAAAAGAAGACTCTGTGGAGGTCCTGGCCATTGACAACACTTCAGTGCGTAAGAAGCAGAttgaaaaactcaagaag attAAATCCAGCAGGGATCAAGCTTTGGCTGAGCAGTGTCTCAGTGCACTTACCCAGTGTGCTGCCAGTGGAGATGGCAATATTCTGGCTCTGGCAGTGGATGCAGCTCGTGCAAG ATGTACAGTTGGAGAAATCACGGATGCCTTGAAAAAAGTATTTGGTGAGCATAAAGCTAATGATCGTATGGTGAGTGGAGCATATCGGCAGGAGTTTGGAGAAAGTAAAGAGATCACATCTGCCATCAAGAG AGTTAATAAATTCATGGAACGTGAAGGTCGCAGACCTCGTCTTCTTGTGGCAAAAATGGGACAAGATGGCCATGACAGGGGAGCCAAGGTCATTGCTACAGGATTTGCTGATCTTGGTTTTGATGTGGACATAGGCCCTCTTTTTCAG ACTCCCCGTGAAGTGGCGCAGCAAGCTGTGGATGCAGATGTCCATGCTGTGGGTGTCAGCACACTTGCTGCTGGTCATAAAACCCTCGTTCCTGAGCTTATCAAAGAACTCACCGCCCTGGGGCGGCCAGATATCCTTGTCATGTGTGGGGGCGTGATTCCACCACAg GATTATGAATTTCTGTATGAAGTTGGTGTTTCCAACGTCTTTGGTCCTGGAACCCGGATTCCAAGAGCTGCTGTCCAAGTGCTTGATGATATTGAGAAGTGTTTGGCAGAGAAGCAGCAGTCTGTGTAA
- the Cenpq gene encoding centromere protein Q, whose amino-acid sequence MSGKARASRKKPQQVKRSLKQRANKEADLPENEVGNTAKRNRSHAKHLSSKVTGQATYVHLKRVKISSSKRTTWQPLPKDTEEYLQSMMESVILGILFNIKRKEEIQCHLNQLKKRLLQQCATLKVPPRKLNYLKDVSKMLKMEKAQERANEESLASLQEEIDKIVETTESMTESIQSLKNKIQILTSEVEEEEQEVKQVFHIDSNKVLALPELSQKSLKAPILQEEILALIPNQNALLKDLDVLHDSAPVKNVSAFIEEAYKKLDS is encoded by the exons ATGTCTGGTAAAGCACGTGCTTCTAGGAAAAAACCTCAACAGGTGAAAAGAAGTTTGAAACAAAGAGCCAATAAGGAAGCGGATTTGCCAGAGAATGAG GTTGGAAACAcagcaaaaagaaacagaagtcaTGCAAAGCATCTGTCCTCTAAAG TAACAGGACAAGCAACGTATGTTCATCTAAAACGGGTAAAAATATCATCCAGCAAGAGAACAACCTGGCAACCTCTTCCAAAGGATACTGAAGAGTATTTGCAAAGTATGATGGAGTCAGTCATTCT TGGAATTTTAttcaacataaaaagaaaagaagaaattcagtGTCATCTCAACCAGTTGAAGAAAAG ACTACTACAACAATGTGCAACACTGAAAGTCCCTCCAAGAAAGTTGAACTATTTAAAGGATGTGTCAAAAATGCTGAAAATGGAAAAGGCACAGGAAAGAGCAAATGAAGAGAGCCTGGCTTCACTGCAG gAAGAAATAGACAAAATAGTAGAGACCACAGAGTCAATGACTGAGAGTATTCAAAGCCTaaagaataaaattcaaattttgaCAAGTGAAGTAGAAGAAGAGGAACAGGAGGTGAAACAG gTATTTCACATAGATAGCAATAAAGTACTTGCTCTTCCAGAACTTTCTCAGAAAAGTCTTAAAGCACCCATACTTCAA GAAGAAATTTTGGCACTAATTCCAAACCAGAATGCTCTTCTGAAGGACTTGGATGTTCTTCATGATTCAGCCCCAGTGAAGAATGTGTCAGCATTCATTGAAGAAGCCTATAAGAAACTTGACTCCTAA